The Saprospiraceae bacterium genome includes the window TGTCAGACAATCTACCGGGCTTTGTCGTAATGACGTCCAGGGATAAAGAACAAAGTTGTGGACAGATTTTTTACGATTTTTATTGGAGTAGCGGTTTTTTACCCAGTAAATTTCAAGGCGTAAAATTCAGGGGTGGGGGAGACCCCGTCTTGTATTTGAGTGACCCCAATGGCATGAGTCGAAAAATGCGACGAGATATTTTGGATGGACTCACCCAACTCAATGAAATAAACCTACAGGCATATGGTGACCCTGAAATCGCTACGCGCATTGCACAGTACGAAATGGCCTACCAAATGCAAATGAGTGTGCCCGAACTAACGGATTTTTCTAGCGAGCCCCAGTACATTCTGGACATGTATGGTCCGGATGTTCTCCGGCAAGGCAGTTTTGCCTACAATTGCCTGATGGCAAGGCGCTTGATCGAACGAGGGACCCGTTTTGTTCAATGCATGCATGCTGGCTGGGATCAACATACCAATCTGACCTACCAACTCAAGACCCAATGCCTAGACACCGACCAGCCAAGTGCCGCCTTGATCAAAGACCTGAAGCAACGGGGCTTATTGGAAGACACCTTAGTGATTTGGGGCGGTGAATTTGGCAGAACACCCTTCTTGCAAGGCCGGATAGAGGAATATGATGTTTGGGGCAGAGACCATCATCCTTATGTCTTTTCACTTTGGATGGCTGGCGGCGGCGTTAAACCGGGATTCACCTATGGTTCCTCAGATGAATTTGGCTTTAATCCCCAAGATAACCCTGTTCATGTGCATGACTTCCAGGCCACCCTTATGCACTTATTGGGAATAGATCATGAAAAATTTGTCTTTAAGCATCAAGGTAGACGGTATCGCCTAACCGATGTGCATGGTCAGGTCGTAAAAGATGTATTGAGTTGAGTTGTTTTTTAACAAAAACTAAATAAATCAAACGTTGAACAGTTATTTGGGCGATGTACTTCCATTGGCCTAAAAATTAGAAGGCTTCCCAAACAGGGAAGCCT containing:
- a CDS encoding DUF1501 domain-containing protein, which encodes MNPLQQHNASLTRRSFFSKTALGIGTLALGALLDPSLLSASTPAATAKEGTGNDLPHFAPKAKRIIYLFQNGAPSHVDLFDYKPKLKQWHGQQIPDELINGKRFSTMTGKQVNRPVLSEISNFAQHGKSGAWVSDFMPYTAQIADELCFIKSMHTEQVNHAPAITFFLTGSEMAGRPSIGSWLTYGLGNMSDNLPGFVVMTSRDKEQSCGQIFYDFYWSSGFLPSKFQGVKFRGGGDPVLYLSDPNGMSRKMRRDILDGLTQLNEINLQAYGDPEIATRIAQYEMAYQMQMSVPELTDFSSEPQYILDMYGPDVLRQGSFAYNCLMARRLIERGTRFVQCMHAGWDQHTNLTYQLKTQCLDTDQPSAALIKDLKQRGLLEDTLVIWGGEFGRTPFLQGRIEEYDVWGRDHHPYVFSLWMAGGGVKPGFTYGSSDEFGFNPQDNPVHVHDFQATLMHLLGIDHEKFVFKHQGRRYRLTDVHGQVVKDVLS